One genomic region from Bradyrhizobium icense encodes:
- the purL gene encoding phosphoribosylformylglycinamidine synthase subunit PurL, translating into MNEPQITPELVASHGLKPDEYERILKLIGRVPTFTELGIFSAMWNEHCSYKSSRIHLRGLPTKAPWVIQGPGENAGVIDIGDGQAVVFKMESHNHPSYIEPYQGATTGVGGILRDVFTMGARPIACLNALSFGAPEHPKTRHLVSGVVAGVGGYGNSFGVPTVGGQVRFHTSYDGNILVNAMAVGLAETDKIFYAAASGVNMPIVYLGSKTGRDGIHGASMASAEFDDNSEEKRPTVQVGDPFAEKLLLEACLEIMEKGCVIAIQDMGAAGLTCSAVEMGAKGDLGVELDLNAVPTRETGMSAYEMMLSESQERMLMVLKPEKEKEAEAIFTKWGLDFAIVGYTTPTKRFVVKHGGDVMADLPIKELGDEAPVYDRPHVPSAALPMVQAREVTAPIGISAALEKLIGTPELCSKRWVWEQYDHVILGNTVQRPGGDAAVVRVEDGPKGLALTVDVTPRYCEADPFEGGKQAVAEAWRNITAVGGRPLAITDNLNFGNPERPEIMGQFVGCLKGISEACRTLDFPVVSGNVSLYNETNGRGILPTPSIGGVGVLDDFTKSATLAFKAAGEAILLIGDTQGWLGQSVYLRDICGREEGAPPPVDLAAEKRNGDVVRGMIHAGTATAVHDVSDGGLLIALAEMAIASGIGAQLLAAPNAIVPHAYWFGEDQARYIVTVPAADAGLVLAKMKGAGVPCARIGTTGGDAVAVADDAPVAVDVLKTAFEHWLPAYMSGKAA; encoded by the coding sequence ATGAACGAGCCCCAGATCACCCCCGAACTCGTCGCCAGCCACGGGCTGAAGCCCGACGAGTATGAGCGCATCCTCAAGCTGATCGGGCGGGTGCCGACCTTCACCGAGCTCGGGATTTTCTCGGCGATGTGGAACGAGCACTGCTCGTACAAATCCTCGCGCATCCATCTGCGCGGCCTGCCGACCAAGGCGCCCTGGGTGATCCAGGGGCCCGGCGAGAACGCCGGCGTGATCGACATCGGGGACGGGCAGGCGGTCGTCTTCAAGATGGAGAGCCACAACCACCCGAGCTACATCGAGCCGTATCAGGGCGCGACCACCGGCGTCGGCGGCATTTTGCGCGACGTATTCACGATGGGCGCGCGGCCCATCGCTTGCCTCAATGCGCTTTCCTTCGGCGCGCCGGAGCACCCCAAGACGCGGCATCTTGTTTCGGGCGTGGTGGCTGGCGTCGGCGGCTATGGCAATTCCTTTGGCGTGCCGACAGTCGGCGGGCAGGTGCGCTTCCACACCAGCTACGACGGCAACATCCTGGTCAACGCAATGGCGGTCGGTCTAGCCGAGACCGACAAGATTTTCTATGCGGCCGCCTCCGGCGTGAACATGCCGATCGTCTATCTCGGCTCCAAGACCGGGCGCGACGGCATTCACGGCGCCTCGATGGCCTCGGCCGAGTTCGACGACAATTCCGAGGAGAAGCGCCCGACCGTGCAGGTCGGCGATCCCTTCGCGGAAAAGCTGCTGCTGGAAGCCTGCCTCGAAATCATGGAAAAGGGCTGCGTCATCGCAATCCAGGACATGGGCGCGGCGGGCTTGACGTGTTCGGCGGTCGAGATGGGCGCCAAGGGCGATCTCGGCGTCGAACTCGATCTCAACGCGGTGCCGACCCGCGAAACCGGCATGAGCGCCTACGAGATGATGCTCTCGGAAAGCCAGGAGCGCATGCTCATGGTGCTCAAACCGGAGAAGGAGAAAGAGGCCGAGGCGATCTTCACAAAGTGGGGGCTCGATTTCGCCATCGTCGGCTACACCACGCCGACCAAACGCTTCGTGGTAAAGCACGGCGGCGACGTGATGGCCGATCTGCCGATCAAAGAGCTCGGCGACGAGGCGCCGGTCTATGACCGGCCGCACGTCCCATCCGCAGCCTTGCCGATGGTGCAGGCGCGCGAGGTGACGGCGCCGATCGGCATTTCCGCGGCGCTGGAGAAGCTGATCGGCACGCCGGAGCTATGCTCGAAGCGCTGGGTCTGGGAGCAATACGACCACGTCATTCTGGGCAATACCGTGCAGCGTCCGGGCGGCGATGCCGCGGTGGTGCGCGTCGAGGACGGGCCGAAGGGGCTCGCGCTCACCGTCGACGTGACGCCGCGCTATTGCGAGGCCGATCCATTCGAAGGCGGCAAGCAGGCCGTCGCCGAAGCATGGCGCAACATCACCGCGGTAGGCGGCCGCCCGCTCGCGATCACCGACAACCTCAATTTCGGCAATCCGGAACGGCCCGAAATCATGGGCCAGTTCGTCGGCTGCCTGAAGGGCATTTCGGAGGCTTGCCGCACGCTCGATTTCCCTGTCGTTTCGGGCAACGTCTCGCTCTACAACGAGACCAACGGCCGCGGCATTCTGCCGACGCCTTCGATCGGCGGCGTCGGTGTGCTCGACGACTTCACCAAGTCGGCAACGCTGGCTTTCAAGGCGGCCGGCGAAGCGATCCTCCTGATCGGCGATACGCAGGGCTGGCTCGGACAGTCGGTGTACTTGCGCGACATCTGCGGCCGCGAAGAAGGCGCGCCGCCGCCGGTCGATCTGGCCGCCGAAAAGCGCAACGGCGACGTAGTGCGCGGCATGATCCACGCCGGCACGGCGACCGCGGTGCATGACGTCTCCGACGGCGGCTTGCTGATCGCGCTGGCCGAGATGGCGATTGCCAGTGGCATCGGCGCGCAGCTATTGGCGGCGCCGAACGCGATCGTGCCGCACGCTTACTGGTTCGGCGAGGACCAGGCACGCTACATCGTGACGGTGCCGGCGGCGGATGCCGGTCTCGTGCTGGCGAAGATGAAGGGCGCGGGCGTGCCGTGTGCACGGATCGGTACCACGGGCGGCGATGCGGTTGCGGTTGCCGACGACGCGCCGGTCGCGGTGGACGTGCTGAAAACGGCGTTCGAGCACTGGCTGCCTGCCTATATGAGCGGCAAGGCGGCGTAA
- a CDS encoding acyltransferase family protein, whose amino-acid sequence MTSISAVGHADVGAEPKAKSRNLSLDRARTFLTLVVLLHHAVIPYTYFGHTDPKYFFGFDMIVLATDSFFMAMFFFLSGLFAWSGIARKGPLSYLADRLLRLGLPFVICAFTVIPLAYYAISLRHHPEIGFSEYWWNMITKGPWPSGPIWFLWVLLSFDVVACILYRLSPNLLDPINRLSLHGRRRPAVFFAVMLAVTAAFYIPGLVHYGHSSWFEFGPFSVQHGRVMLYASYFFFGAGIGVAQMDRGLLSADGRMAKVSWDWMVLAIVPYCLLWVLIFIKRQILGNPSPLPDWYEALYAICFTVFSVAIMFLILAFFQRFRQSGSARLLDPMQSDAYGMFLVHYPIALWLQYWLFDYDLPAVVKVTIGFVLTVAASWALTRALRQIPGASKVL is encoded by the coding sequence ATGACATCGATTTCCGCCGTGGGGCATGCCGACGTGGGCGCAGAGCCCAAGGCCAAATCGCGAAACCTTTCGCTCGATCGCGCCCGCACCTTCCTGACGTTGGTGGTGCTGCTCCACCATGCCGTCATCCCCTATACCTATTTCGGTCATACCGATCCGAAGTACTTCTTCGGCTTCGATATGATCGTGCTCGCCACCGACAGTTTCTTCATGGCGATGTTCTTTTTCCTGTCGGGACTGTTCGCCTGGTCTGGTATCGCCCGGAAGGGACCGCTGAGCTATTTGGCAGATCGCCTGCTTCGGCTTGGCTTACCCTTCGTGATCTGCGCCTTCACGGTCATTCCGCTCGCCTATTACGCCATCTCACTGCGGCACCATCCCGAGATCGGCTTTTCGGAATACTGGTGGAATATGATTACGAAGGGCCCCTGGCCGAGCGGGCCGATCTGGTTCCTTTGGGTCCTGCTCAGTTTCGACGTGGTGGCCTGCATCTTGTATCGGCTGTCACCCAACCTGCTCGATCCGATCAACCGCCTCTCGCTGCACGGTCGTCGCCGCCCCGCAGTTTTCTTCGCGGTCATGCTTGCTGTCACCGCTGCGTTCTACATTCCCGGGCTGGTTCACTACGGACATAGCAGTTGGTTCGAGTTCGGGCCGTTCTCGGTGCAGCACGGGCGCGTGATGCTCTATGCGAGCTATTTCTTTTTCGGTGCCGGCATCGGCGTCGCACAAATGGATCGCGGGCTGCTCTCGGCAGACGGACGGATGGCGAAAGTGAGCTGGGACTGGATGGTGCTGGCGATCGTTCCGTATTGCCTCTTGTGGGTGCTGATCTTCATCAAGCGCCAAATACTGGGAAATCCGTCGCCGCTGCCGGACTGGTATGAAGCGCTCTATGCCATCTGCTTCACCGTCTTCAGCGTGGCCATCATGTTTCTGATCCTGGCCTTTTTCCAGAGGTTCAGGCAATCAGGCTCAGCCAGGCTACTCGACCCGATGCAGTCGGACGCCTACGGCATGTTCCTGGTGCACTACCCGATCGCGCTTTGGCTGCAATACTGGCTGTTCGACTATGACCTGCCAGCGGTCGTCAAGGTCACGATCGGGTTCGTGCTGACAGTCGCGGCGAGCTGGGCGCTGACGCGAGCGTTGCGGCAGATCCCGGGCGCGAGCAAGGTACTGTGA
- a CDS encoding DUF1328 domain-containing protein, with translation MTILKWALIFFLVSIVAGILGFTGISEASADIARFLFYVFVVIFLVLLILGLTIFRA, from the coding sequence ATGACAATCCTCAAGTGGGCGCTGATCTTCTTTCTGGTGTCCATCGTCGCAGGCATTCTCGGCTTCACCGGCATTTCGGAAGCCTCTGCCGACATCGCCCGCTTCCTGTTCTATGTCTTCGTGGTGATCTTCCTGGTTCTGCTCATCCTTGGGCTGACGATATTCAGGGCGTAG
- a CDS encoding DUF427 domain-containing protein → MKLPGPDHPITITANPKRVRVSANGVVIADTTRALILKEASYPAVQYVPREDANMALLSRTERTTHCPYKGDANYFSINAKGKNLENSIWTYETPFPAMAEIAGRLAFYPDKVTVEEVA, encoded by the coding sequence ATGAAATTGCCTGGTCCCGACCATCCGATCACGATTACGGCAAACCCCAAGCGCGTCCGGGTCTCGGCAAATGGCGTGGTCATTGCCGATACCACCCGCGCGCTGATCCTCAAGGAGGCCAGCTATCCGGCGGTGCAATATGTCCCGCGCGAGGACGCCAATATGGCGTTATTGTCCCGCACCGAGCGGACCACCCATTGTCCGTACAAGGGGGACGCGAACTATTTCAGCATCAACGCCAAGGGCAAGAACCTCGAAAATTCGATCTGGACCTACGAGACGCCCTTCCCGGCCATGGCCGAGATCGCCGGCCGGCTGGCGTTCTATCCGGACAAGGTGACGGTCGAGGAAGTGGCGTAA
- a CDS encoding BolA family protein → MPMDAHDIESMIKAAIPDAEVTIRDLAGDGDHYAATVISESFRGKSRVQQHQIVYQSLKGQMGGLLHALALQTGVPGGPGVPDS, encoded by the coding sequence ATGCCGATGGATGCCCACGATATCGAGTCGATGATCAAGGCAGCTATCCCCGATGCCGAGGTGACGATCCGCGATCTCGCGGGCGATGGCGATCACTACGCCGCGACCGTGATCTCGGAGTCCTTCCGTGGCAAGTCGCGCGTGCAGCAGCACCAGATCGTCTACCAGTCGCTCAAGGGGCAGATGGGCGGCTTGCTGCATGCGCTGGCGCTGCAGACCGGCGTACCTGGCGGACCGGGAGTACCTGACAGCTAG
- the egtD gene encoding L-histidine N(alpha)-methyltransferase — protein sequence MNVHAAALAHTLPFDEQTSAFAGDVIGNLSQFPKRLSPKYFYDAAGSELFEQITVLPEYYPTRTELGILRSRGDEIAALIPKGAALVEFGAGATTKVRLLLERCDFSAYVPVDISGDFLNAQASGLREDFPDLGVYPVAADFTAPFELPAEIADMPKVGFFPGSTLGNFEPHEARAFLRSARDILGEDAQMIIGVDLEKNERVLYDAYNDAAGVTARFNLNVLVRINRELGGNFDVSAFMHRSIYNRERHRIEMHLISKKAQSVRILGRNFSFRPGESIHTESSYKYSLDRFTVLARESGWSVRESWTDRDQMFSVHALMASA from the coding sequence ATGAATGTGCATGCCGCCGCTTTGGCCCACACGCTCCCGTTCGACGAGCAGACGTCCGCCTTTGCCGGCGATGTGATCGGCAACCTCTCGCAATTCCCCAAGCGCCTGTCGCCGAAATATTTCTACGACGCCGCAGGCTCGGAGCTGTTCGAGCAGATCACGGTGCTGCCGGAATATTACCCGACCCGCACCGAGCTCGGCATCCTGCGCAGCCGCGGCGACGAAATCGCCGCACTCATTCCGAAGGGTGCGGCCCTGGTCGAATTCGGCGCCGGCGCGACCACCAAGGTCCGCCTGCTATTGGAGCGCTGCGATTTTTCCGCCTACGTCCCGGTCGATATTTCGGGTGATTTCCTGAATGCGCAGGCCAGCGGCTTGCGCGAGGATTTTCCCGATCTCGGCGTTTACCCGGTTGCCGCCGATTTCACCGCGCCATTCGAGCTGCCGGCCGAAATCGCCGACATGCCCAAGGTCGGATTCTTCCCGGGATCGACGCTCGGCAACTTCGAGCCGCACGAGGCGCGCGCCTTCCTGCGCAGCGCGCGCGATATTCTCGGCGAAGACGCACAGATGATCATCGGCGTCGACCTCGAGAAGAACGAGCGGGTGCTGTACGACGCCTATAACGACGCTGCCGGCGTCACCGCGCGGTTCAATCTCAACGTTCTGGTCCGCATCAACCGCGAACTCGGCGGCAATTTCGACGTCTCCGCCTTCATGCACCGCTCGATCTACAATCGCGAGCGGCATCGCATCGAGATGCATCTGATTTCCAAGAAGGCGCAGAGCGTGCGCATCCTGGGACGGAATTTTTCATTCCGTCCCGGCGAGAGCATCCACACCGAGTCGAGCTACAAATACAGTCTCGACCGCTTCACCGTGTTGGCGCGCGAGTCGGGTTGGTCGGTGCGGGAATCCTGGACCGACCGCGACCAGATGTTTTCGGTTCACGCGCTGATGGCGTCAGCCTGA
- the egtB gene encoding ergothioneine biosynthesis protein EgtB: MTKPVAAAAFATPAPSLFSDSGALAQNLAEAYLAVRGETERRAAPLSPEDQLIQSMPDASPAKWHRAHTTWFFEQFLLGEHCEGYQPFHPDYAFLFNSYYVSAGPRHARHQRGHLTRPSADEVTAYRRHVDAAVIKFFQTAGEERLAKLVPLVEVGLNHEQQHQELMLTDILHAFAQNPIPPAYDPSWRFPVPHRSAEEWVTLNEGIHSVGHADDSFHFDNEKPAHRALVGPVRLARNLVTNAEWLAFMQDGGYGTATLWLMDGFAAATGESWQAPGHWRQLDSEWRIMTLGGLQPIDPAAPVSHVSYYEADAFARWAGRHLPTEMEWEVAARAGQLNDAFGIVWQWTRSSYSPYPGYRAIEGALGEYNGKFMVNQLVLRGSSLATPAGHSRITYRNFFYPHHRWQFTGLRLADYA; the protein is encoded by the coding sequence GTGACGAAACCAGTAGCCGCCGCCGCGTTCGCGACCCCCGCACCGTCACTTTTCTCCGATTCCGGCGCCCTCGCCCAGAACTTGGCGGAAGCCTATCTGGCCGTCCGCGGCGAGACCGAGCGCCGGGCCGCTCCCTTGAGCCCCGAGGACCAGCTCATACAGTCGATGCCGGACGCTAGCCCGGCCAAATGGCATCGCGCCCATACCACCTGGTTCTTCGAGCAATTCCTGCTCGGCGAGCACTGCGAGGGTTACCAGCCGTTCCACCCTGATTATGCGTTTCTATTCAATTCCTATTATGTCAGCGCCGGACCGCGGCACGCCCGTCACCAGCGCGGCCATTTGACCCGCCCGAGCGCGGACGAAGTCACCGCCTATCGCCGGCATGTCGATGCCGCCGTGATAAAATTCTTCCAGACCGCCGGCGAGGAGCGCCTCGCAAAACTGGTCCCGCTGGTGGAGGTCGGCCTCAACCACGAGCAGCAGCATCAGGAATTGATGCTGACCGACATCCTGCACGCCTTTGCCCAGAACCCGATCCCGCCGGCCTACGATCCGTCGTGGCGCTTCCCAGTGCCGCACCGTTCGGCAGAGGAATGGGTCACCCTCAACGAGGGCATCCACAGCGTTGGCCACGCCGACGACAGCTTCCATTTCGACAATGAAAAGCCGGCGCACCGCGCGCTGGTCGGCCCGGTCAGGCTCGCCCGCAACCTCGTCACCAATGCCGAATGGCTCGCCTTCATGCAGGACGGCGGCTACGGCACGGCGACGCTCTGGCTGATGGACGGCTTTGCCGCGGCGACTGGCGAGAGCTGGCAGGCGCCCGGCCACTGGCGCCAGCTCGACAGCGAATGGCGGATCATGACGCTCGGCGGATTGCAGCCGATCGATCCGGCCGCCCCGGTCAGCCATGTCAGCTATTACGAGGCGGACGCATTCGCGCGCTGGGCCGGCCGCCATCTGCCGACCGAAATGGAATGGGAAGTCGCCGCCCGCGCCGGTCAGCTCAACGATGCCTTCGGCATCGTCTGGCAGTGGACCCGCAGCTCCTATTCTCCCTACCCCGGCTACCGTGCCATCGAGGGGGCGCTCGGGGAATACAACGGCAAGTTCATGGTCAATCAACTGGTGCTGCGCGGCTCCTCGCTTGCAACCCCGGCCGGCCACAGCCGCATCACCTACCGTAACTTCTTCTATCCGCATCACCGCTGGCAATTCACGGGGCTGCGCCTCGCCGATTACGCCTGA
- the grxD gene encoding Grx4 family monothiol glutaredoxin, with protein sequence MSIEQFIDNEVKSNDVVLFMKGTPQFPQCGFSGQVVQILDHVGVGYKGLNVLESAELRNGIKEYSNWPTIPQLYVKGEFVGGCDIIREMFQAGELQQLFADKGVTLNAAASA encoded by the coding sequence ATGAGCATTGAACAATTCATCGACAACGAAGTGAAGTCGAACGACGTCGTGCTGTTCATGAAGGGCACGCCGCAGTTTCCGCAGTGCGGTTTCTCGGGGCAGGTGGTCCAGATCCTCGACCACGTCGGCGTCGGCTACAAGGGGCTGAACGTGCTGGAATCCGCCGAGCTTCGCAACGGCATCAAGGAATACTCGAACTGGCCGACCATCCCCCAGCTTTACGTGAAGGGCGAATTCGTCGGCGGTTGCGACATCATCCGCGAGATGTTCCAGGCCGGTGAATTGCAGCAGCTCTTTGCCGACAAGGGCGTCACCCTCAACGCGGCGGCTTCCGCCTGA
- a CDS encoding O-acetyl-ADP-ribose deacetylase: MSGTARRVGQARLEVVVADITTLRVDAIVNAANSSLLGGGGVDGAIHRAAGPELLAECRTLNGCATGDAKITRGYRLPASHVIHAVGPVWHGGTDGEEGLLASCYRRSLELCQANALSSLAFPAISTGVYRFPADRAAGIAAATVVDGLAAAPTVTRVIFCCFSRDSARLHEEALAAFGSPCAD; this comes from the coding sequence CTGAGCGGCACCGCGCGCCGGGTCGGCCAGGCGCGGTTGGAAGTCGTTGTTGCCGACATTACGACGCTGCGCGTTGACGCCATCGTCAACGCGGCGAACTCGTCCCTGCTCGGCGGGGGCGGCGTCGATGGCGCAATCCATCGGGCGGCCGGACCTGAACTGCTTGCCGAGTGCCGCACGCTGAACGGCTGCGCGACCGGCGACGCCAAGATCACCCGAGGATACCGGTTGCCGGCCAGCCATGTGATCCACGCCGTAGGGCCGGTTTGGCACGGCGGCACTGATGGAGAGGAAGGGCTGCTCGCTTCCTGCTATCGGCGCTCTCTCGAGCTCTGCCAGGCCAACGCGCTCTCCTCTCTGGCCTTTCCCGCGATCTCTACGGGCGTCTATCGCTTCCCTGCCGACCGTGCGGCGGGCATCGCAGCCGCAACCGTCGTCGATGGACTGGCCGCGGCGCCTACCGTGACAAGGGTTATCTTCTGCTGCTTCTCCCGCGACAGCGCTCGGTTGCATGAAGAGGCGCTGGCAGCCTTTGGCAGCCCTTGCGCCGACTAA
- a CDS encoding serine hydrolase domain-containing protein yields the protein MNSRQLRRVLVCGALMLVAVPQVRADGTFDIPAGARFNKDKLAKITEFFKNEVTNGKIAGANVLIQQHGKPVYHETFGVQDVESRKPITDKTIFRLFSMTKAITSVVAMQLVEDGTIKLDDPISKYIPSFANVKVGVEKKNEDGTKTLELVPTIRPMTVRDLMVHTSGITYGFYGDSLVRKAYAAANIYEGDFDLAGFAERIAKLPLHNQPGALWQYGHSTDVLARVMEVASGKSLLTIMRERLLDPLGMVDTGFYITDPEKQKRIALPVPNDSNFRVGRDTNPTNVKKIEFASGGMYSTMADYRRFTQMLLNGGTFEGKTYLKPETFKLMTTDYVGPGSGVERDYFYFPGDGFGMGLGLAVRTDPGNAKPPPPGSLGELKWDGASGCYFVVDRKQDMFFVLLEQTPTERQRIQRTLKQLVYEALEN from the coding sequence ATGAACTCACGTCAATTGCGGCGCGTGCTTGTCTGCGGCGCGCTAATGCTCGTTGCAGTGCCACAAGTCCGTGCCGATGGCACGTTCGATATTCCCGCCGGCGCGCGTTTCAACAAGGACAAGCTTGCGAAGATCACCGAGTTCTTCAAGAACGAGGTGACGAACGGCAAGATCGCCGGTGCGAACGTTCTGATCCAGCAGCACGGCAAGCCAGTCTATCACGAAACCTTCGGCGTTCAGGACGTGGAGTCCAGGAAGCCAATCACCGACAAGACGATCTTCCGCCTGTTCTCGATGACGAAAGCGATCACGTCGGTCGTGGCCATGCAATTGGTCGAGGACGGCACGATCAAACTCGACGATCCCATCTCAAAGTACATTCCATCCTTCGCGAATGTGAAGGTTGGTGTCGAGAAGAAGAACGAGGATGGCACCAAGACGCTCGAACTGGTGCCAACGATCCGGCCGATGACCGTCCGTGACCTGATGGTGCATACGTCAGGGATCACCTATGGCTTCTACGGCGACAGCCTGGTCCGCAAGGCCTATGCGGCCGCCAATATCTATGAGGGAGATTTCGATCTGGCCGGGTTCGCCGAACGGATCGCCAAACTGCCGCTGCACAATCAGCCTGGCGCGCTCTGGCAATACGGTCATTCCACCGACGTCCTGGCGCGCGTGATGGAGGTCGCGTCCGGAAAATCCCTGCTCACGATCATGCGTGAAAGGCTGCTCGATCCGCTCGGCATGGTCGACACCGGCTTCTACATCACCGATCCGGAGAAGCAAAAGCGGATCGCGCTGCCGGTGCCCAACGACAGCAACTTCCGCGTCGGCCGCGACACCAACCCGACCAACGTCAAGAAGATCGAATTCGCCAGCGGCGGCATGTACTCGACCATGGCAGATTACCGCCGCTTTACGCAGATGCTGCTCAATGGCGGCACGTTCGAGGGCAAGACCTATCTGAAGCCCGAAACGTTCAAGCTGATGACGACCGACTATGTCGGCCCCGGGTCCGGGGTCGAGCGGGATTATTTCTATTTCCCGGGGGACGGCTTCGGAATGGGCCTCGGGCTTGCGGTGCGCACCGATCCCGGCAATGCCAAGCCGCCGCCGCCGGGATCCCTTGGCGAATTGAAATGGGATGGCGCCAGCGGCTGCTATTTCGTGGTCGACCGCAAGCAGGACATGTTCTTCGTGCTGCTCGAGCAGACTCCGACGGAACGCCAGCGCATCCAGCGGACGCTGAAGCAGTTGGTCTATGAAGCGCTGGAGAACTGA
- a CDS encoding serine hydrolase domain-containing protein — translation MKRWRTDGATGRCLAAAALVGSLIGGHPHEARAEPKAPAAPTFSRAALDRIGDHVRNEITTGKIPGAVLLIQQHGKPVYFECFGVRDPASSQPMTRDTIFQIYSMSKAVTSVAAMMLVDDGKLALDDPVSKYIRSFADAKVGVDLSDEAGKYPLKLEPLKRPITIRDLLRHTSGITYGFFGETAVQKLYANPQLYAGDFDNAEFADRIATLPLADQPATRWNYSHSTDVLGRVVEVVSGQTLSQFEKQRLFDPLGMSETAYYVTDKTKWPRIAQPYPVDRFRVAGIGDPTVPRRWESGGAGLVSTAADYARFLQMLLNGGKLDGRRYLKPETVALMTSDQIGPETRIIHDPFYFPGPSSGFGLGFAVRTSPPPNTTWPLGEYRWDGAGGSFYFVDPQDDLLVVFMVQAPTQGGRIQLALKTIMYEALGKGLRKD, via the coding sequence ATGAAGCGCTGGAGAACTGATGGCGCCACCGGGCGCTGCCTTGCTGCGGCGGCGCTCGTGGGTTCCCTGATCGGCGGCCATCCGCATGAGGCGCGGGCCGAGCCGAAAGCGCCGGCCGCGCCAACTTTTTCGCGCGCGGCCCTTGACCGGATCGGTGACCACGTTCGCAACGAGATCACGACCGGCAAGATTCCCGGCGCGGTGCTTCTGATCCAGCAGCACGGCAAGCCGGTCTATTTCGAATGTTTTGGCGTGCGGGATCCGGCGTCCAGCCAGCCGATGACGCGGGACACGATTTTCCAGATCTATTCGATGTCGAAGGCCGTCACCTCGGTTGCCGCGATGATGCTGGTCGACGACGGCAAGCTGGCCCTCGATGATCCCGTGTCGAAATACATTCGCTCCTTTGCGGACGCAAAAGTCGGCGTCGATCTTTCCGATGAAGCAGGAAAGTATCCGCTCAAACTCGAGCCGCTGAAGCGCCCGATCACGATCAGGGATCTGCTCCGGCACACGTCGGGTATCACCTACGGTTTCTTCGGCGAAACCGCGGTGCAGAAACTCTATGCCAACCCGCAATTGTACGCCGGCGACTTCGACAACGCCGAATTCGCTGACCGCATCGCGACACTGCCGCTCGCCGATCAGCCTGCAACACGTTGGAACTACAGCCACTCGACCGACGTGCTCGGCCGCGTCGTCGAGGTGGTCTCGGGGCAGACGCTATCTCAATTCGAGAAGCAGCGACTGTTCGACCCGCTCGGCATGTCCGAGACCGCATACTATGTCACCGATAAAACGAAATGGCCGCGCATTGCCCAGCCATATCCAGTCGACCGCTTTCGGGTGGCCGGAATCGGCGACCCGACGGTGCCGCGGCGATGGGAATCCGGTGGCGCGGGTCTGGTCTCGACGGCCGCCGACTACGCCCGGTTCCTGCAGATGCTGCTGAATGGCGGCAAACTGGACGGCAGGCGGTACCTCAAGCCCGAAACAGTCGCGCTCATGACGTCGGATCAGATCGGTCCGGAAACCAGGATCATTCACGATCCCTTTTATTTTCCGGGCCCGTCCAGCGGCTTCGGTCTTGGCTTTGCCGTGCGCACCTCACCGCCGCCAAACACCACATGGCCGCTCGGCGAATACCGGTGGGATGGCGCAGGCGGCAGTTTCTATTTCGTCGATCCGCAGGACGACTTGCTCGTTGTCTTCATGGTGCAGGCGCCTACGCAGGGCGGACGAATTCAACTGGCGCTAAAGACGATCATGTATGAGGCGCTCGGCAAGGGCCTGCGCAAGGATTGA